A part of Terriglobales bacterium genomic DNA contains:
- a CDS encoding M20/M25/M40 family metallo-hydrolase, whose product MTTVIARSSLRTRHLLNLFVLVFCLAVSAQTLRAEGDEHPTADLLSELIRIDTSNPPGNENKIAEFLASRLRPLGFEIQIVPTPAPGKSHFIARLKGDGTKKPVLIAAHADVVGVEREKWTVDPFSGIVRGGYVYGRGAIDFKGGLAVFTQAVMQLAKNHVPLHRDVILLSEADEEGGPYNTTWLANSHWDLINCEFALNEGGWIMEDTAGHVQYVSVSTADKFSIPVLVTTTGNSTHSSMPTPDNAIYSLARALSRLSEYETPLELIPSTREFFQTLAKVSQPPLSRNLDILLNSKDPAQVREADRQVSQNPLLHALMRNTLAPVLLKAGFRGNVIPGSAQATINVRLIPNTDFDALLSRMRQVINDPRVEVSLASPDTPEGQRAAALLKLRSSLSPSRKDTALYRALEASAHSIWPDTPVTPYLFQAGTDAGAWRSRGVPVYGIYPYPITSEDLRRMHGNDERVSIHSLEQGTELIYKTLVQVESE is encoded by the coding sequence ATGACAACAGTCATTGCACGTTCATCTCTCCGCACTCGCCACCTGTTGAATTTATTCGTTCTGGTTTTCTGCCTTGCCGTTTCGGCACAGACGCTTCGGGCTGAAGGGGACGAACACCCGACCGCCGACCTGCTCTCCGAGCTGATTCGCATCGACACCAGCAACCCCCCGGGAAACGAAAACAAAATCGCAGAATTTCTCGCTTCCCGTTTGCGTCCACTCGGGTTTGAAATCCAAATCGTGCCGACGCCCGCTCCGGGCAAATCGCATTTCATCGCCCGCCTCAAAGGAGACGGCACAAAGAAGCCAGTCCTCATTGCGGCTCACGCCGATGTGGTGGGAGTCGAGCGGGAGAAATGGACGGTTGATCCGTTTTCGGGAATCGTTCGCGGCGGCTACGTGTACGGTCGCGGCGCCATCGATTTCAAAGGCGGCCTTGCCGTCTTCACCCAGGCCGTGATGCAGCTTGCGAAAAACCATGTTCCTCTCCATCGAGACGTAATCCTTCTCTCCGAAGCTGACGAAGAAGGCGGACCATACAACACTACATGGCTGGCAAATTCGCATTGGGATCTGATCAACTGCGAGTTTGCCCTGAACGAAGGCGGCTGGATCATGGAGGACACCGCTGGCCACGTCCAGTATGTGAGCGTCTCGACCGCAGACAAGTTTTCGATTCCCGTACTGGTTACTACGACGGGAAATTCGACGCACTCGTCTATGCCGACGCCGGACAACGCGATCTACTCTCTAGCCCGCGCTCTGAGCCGTCTTTCCGAATATGAAACTCCGCTGGAACTCATTCCCAGCACGCGCGAATTTTTTCAAACGCTGGCGAAAGTCAGCCAGCCGCCGCTTTCGAGAAATCTAGACATCCTGCTCAACAGCAAAGACCCCGCGCAGGTGCGGGAAGCCGACCGGCAGGTGAGCCAGAATCCTCTGCTCCATGCGCTCATGCGTAATACCCTCGCCCCCGTGCTTCTCAAAGCCGGATTTCGCGGAAACGTGATTCCAGGTTCGGCTCAGGCGACGATCAACGTCCGTCTGATTCCCAATACAGATTTCGATGCTTTACTCTCCCGCATGCGGCAGGTCATCAACGATCCTCGCGTTGAGGTCTCGCTGGCATCGCCCGACACGCCCGAAGGACAGCGCGCCGCAGCGCTCCTGAAGCTCAGGTCGAGCCTGAGTCCTTCGAGGAAAGACACCGCGCTTTACCGCGCGCTCGAAGCAAGCGCGCATTCGATATGGCCTGACACTCCGGTGACGCCCTACCTGTTCCAAGCCGGAACAGATGCCGGCGCCTGGCGCAGCCGCGGTGTTCCCGTTTACGGAATCTATCCGTACCCGATCACCTCAGAGGATCTGCGGCGTATGCACGGAAACGATGAGCGCGTGTCCATTCACTCGCTCGAGCAAGGGACAGAGCTGATCTATAAGACGCTCGTGCAGGTTGAGTCGGAGTAG
- a CDS encoding carbohydrate kinase family protein, with product MASSPGTHGPTLVVVGEFFLDLIFYALPDLPRLGEEVKTRHFAQLPGGGLATTSLVASRLGTRTAAIARVGEDVRSSPAWRSLGDNKVSMDACEYASALPTARTVCAAFNGDRMMITHDTINQHLEKLLSRPAAQQALRNARHVHLACALWPIAAWLPWIKRLRAQRLSVSADIGWNPEMFRSQDLSRLLRQLDFLFPNEVEARAITNEKTTERALKKLAEWMPVPLIKLGPAGSVAIQNGKVLRVASLPVRSIDATGAGDAFNGGFLHGYLAGWDLGDCLRAGNVCGALATTGAGGSSVLPSAAKLRKLMGRLKSNSDQMDRHRN from the coding sequence ATGGCGTCTTCTCCAGGCACCCACGGCCCGACTCTGGTCGTCGTCGGCGAATTCTTTCTTGACTTGATCTTCTATGCTCTTCCCGACCTTCCCAGATTGGGAGAAGAAGTGAAAACCCGCCATTTTGCTCAGCTTCCCGGAGGAGGACTGGCAACTACATCTTTGGTTGCGTCCAGACTGGGAACCCGGACCGCAGCTATCGCCAGGGTTGGAGAAGATGTGCGTTCAAGTCCGGCATGGCGAAGTCTTGGAGACAACAAGGTTTCTATGGATGCCTGCGAATACGCGTCAGCGCTTCCCACAGCACGCACTGTCTGCGCGGCCTTCAATGGCGATCGAATGATGATTACGCATGACACCATCAATCAACATCTTGAGAAACTATTGAGCCGTCCCGCAGCGCAGCAAGCGTTGCGCAATGCCAGGCACGTCCATCTCGCCTGTGCGCTCTGGCCAATCGCTGCATGGCTCCCTTGGATAAAGCGCCTACGTGCGCAACGTCTAAGCGTCTCCGCCGATATAGGTTGGAATCCCGAGATGTTTAGATCACAAGACTTGTCGCGCTTGCTCCGGCAACTCGATTTCTTATTCCCGAACGAAGTCGAGGCTCGTGCCATCACGAACGAGAAAACCACCGAGCGAGCACTGAAAAAACTTGCAGAATGGATGCCTGTGCCACTCATAAAGTTAGGACCTGCAGGTTCGGTTGCAATTCAAAATGGGAAGGTACTGCGGGTAGCATCGCTGCCCGTCCGCTCCATCGACGCGACGGGAGCAGGTGACGCTTTCAATGGCGGCTTTCTTCATGGCTATCTTGCGGGCTGGGATCTCGGAGACTGTCTGCGGGCCGGAAACGTCTGCGGAGCACTGGCAACCACCGGGGCAGGTGGCTCGTCGGTTCTTCCTTCGGCGGCAAAGCTGCGAAAATTAATGGGCCGGCTCAAGAGCAATTCCGACCAAATGGATCGGCACAGGAATTAA
- a CDS encoding class I SAM-dependent methyltransferase — protein MKIITIKPRRNHCQKPQGWLGRIFLWNMNSRHSRVTDWGLSHVRIEKQYTILDVGCGGGRTLSKLAAVVTEGRIYGIDHSEESVAASQKTNAKWVAMGRVEVRLGSVSQLPFANHMFDLVTAVETHFWWSNLQEGMREINRVLKPGGKLVLIAEVYKGANSTISRLVEKHAPQTGLVLLDIQEHRELFANADFSQIEIATQAEKGWICAVGTTAPVS, from the coding sequence ATGAAAATAATCACAATCAAGCCACGCCGCAATCACTGCCAAAAGCCGCAAGGATGGTTGGGACGGATTTTCCTGTGGAACATGAACTCGCGGCACTCGAGGGTCACTGATTGGGGTTTGTCGCACGTTCGCATCGAGAAGCAGTACACGATTCTCGATGTTGGCTGCGGCGGTGGAAGGACGCTCAGCAAGTTGGCCGCGGTCGTCACAGAAGGCAGAATCTATGGCATCGATCATTCTGAGGAGAGCGTCGCCGCTAGCCAGAAGACGAATGCTAAGTGGGTTGCGATGGGACGCGTCGAAGTCCGGCTTGGCTCGGTTTCTCAACTTCCCTTTGCGAATCACATGTTCGATCTCGTTACTGCCGTAGAGACTCATTTCTGGTGGTCCAACCTGCAGGAAGGCATGCGTGAAATCAACAGAGTCTTGAAACCGGGAGGCAAGCTTGTCCTTATTGCGGAAGTCTATAAAGGTGCGAACTCGACCATATCACGCCTCGTGGAAAAGCACGCGCCACAGACCGGCTTGGTCCTGCTCGATATCCAGGAGCACCGCGAATTGTTCGCGAACGCGGATTTTTCCCAGATTGAAATTGCAACGCAAGCCGAAAAAGGCTGGATCTGCGCAGTGGGGACGACGGCGCCAGTCAGTTAA
- a CDS encoding serine hydrolase domain-containing protein, with amino-acid sequence MGKSRTDALEHSAVARKRGKRARIVRTRMLSTRSRSLLLSLFPGRRAPVYFILLSILCLTFPASAGQTQSGFDAEEAIDRIATEQLQKQKIPAMTIAVGLDGRVVYSRGFGSADLENGVPATAETLIRTGSIAKPLSAVAVLTWVEAGKLELDAPVQKYCPTFPRKPWEITTRELLMHTSGIRHYKDDEIANTRHYETMSDGFAIFANDPLLFEPGTKFSYSTYGYTVVGCVLEGASGEKFFNYLREHVLQPAGMTHTFVDSVSTIVLHRARGYQVKNGNVENAGLMDSSYKIPGGGLVSTAEDIVRFDLALMDGKILKPATLAAMWTPSDRPQLQGGKPSTYGMGFDVLTTAGQKYVTHNGGQQGTSTAMAFIPSKRFAVAVFTNDENGRPDDVLRPILDLYHMPHP; translated from the coding sequence ATGGGGAAATCGCGAACCGATGCCCTGGAGCATTCAGCAGTCGCCCGCAAACGTGGCAAGCGCGCTAGAATCGTGCGCACTCGCATGCTGAGTACACGTAGCCGTTCACTTCTCCTATCGCTATTTCCGGGCCGTCGCGCGCCTGTTTACTTCATCCTTCTGTCAATCCTGTGCCTCACCTTCCCGGCATCTGCGGGGCAAACACAATCAGGTTTCGATGCGGAGGAGGCAATTGATCGCATTGCCACCGAGCAATTGCAGAAGCAGAAGATTCCTGCGATGACCATTGCCGTGGGTTTAGATGGGAGGGTCGTCTACTCCAGGGGATTTGGGAGCGCTGATCTAGAGAACGGCGTTCCTGCCACTGCGGAGACGCTGATTCGCACCGGTTCGATTGCGAAGCCGCTTAGTGCGGTGGCGGTATTGACGTGGGTGGAGGCCGGCAAGCTGGAGCTTGATGCACCTGTTCAGAAGTACTGCCCGACGTTTCCGCGCAAGCCGTGGGAGATCACGACGCGCGAGCTGCTGATGCATACATCCGGAATCCGTCACTACAAGGATGACGAGATCGCGAACACCAGGCACTACGAGACCATGAGCGATGGCTTCGCTATCTTTGCGAATGATCCGCTCCTATTCGAACCTGGAACCAAGTTCAGTTACAGCACCTACGGATACACAGTCGTTGGATGTGTGCTCGAAGGCGCCTCGGGCGAGAAGTTCTTCAATTACCTTCGTGAACATGTGCTCCAGCCTGCAGGGATGACGCATACGTTTGTCGATAGCGTGTCCACCATCGTGCTGCATCGTGCACGCGGATATCAGGTCAAAAATGGGAATGTCGAAAACGCCGGGCTGATGGATTCAAGTTACAAGATTCCCGGAGGTGGGCTGGTCTCGACAGCGGAAGACATCGTGCGCTTCGATCTCGCTTTAATGGACGGCAAAATCCTGAAGCCGGCGACGCTCGCCGCAATGTGGACTCCGAGCGATCGTCCGCAGCTTCAAGGCGGAAAGCCATCGACGTACGGCATGGGATTCGACGTTCTTACCACAGCCGGGCAGAAATACGTCACGCATAACGGAGGTCAGCAGGGGACAAGCACAGCTATGGCGTTTATCCCGAGCAAGCGCTTTGCAGTTGCTGTATTCACGAACGATGAAAACGGTAGACCGGACGATGTGCTTCGTCCCATTTTGGACCTTTATCACATGCCTCATCCGTAG
- a CDS encoding tetratricopeptide repeat protein has product MTPYRAADDPQVKLALDDFYNLEYDKAVSQFERIEKAHPQDPFAVVHVLQATVFRELYRLNLLDTTLYAHDGFLSGRAANGNPAVRAQVDQLTAETINLCNERLAKNPNDVDALYVRGEARGLKSTYIALVDKSFLSALRNAVAARRDHERVLQLDPKYIDAKTVVGAHNYVVGSLPMPVKMLAGIAGLGGNKKKGLEYLREAAKEGHESSVDARVALALFLRREGKYDEAGKVVDTLTKQYPKNFLFALEECNLLKDGGKGTESIVCYEKLVNGAKAGRYAGAHIEFATFGLAESLRGQKKYDEALKNYEVTASVPTGQLSLRQRAELAAGQLYDLMRERNQAVQEYQTVIAQDDSSTQAEIARKLLREPYRAQ; this is encoded by the coding sequence GTGACCCCATATCGCGCAGCAGACGATCCTCAGGTAAAGCTCGCGCTCGATGATTTCTACAATTTGGAGTACGACAAGGCGGTTTCCCAATTTGAGCGCATCGAAAAAGCCCATCCGCAGGATCCTTTTGCGGTAGTCCACGTTCTGCAGGCGACGGTCTTTCGTGAGCTATATCGTCTTAACCTTCTGGACACTACGCTTTACGCCCATGACGGCTTCTTGAGTGGGCGCGCCGCAAATGGCAATCCGGCGGTTCGAGCGCAGGTGGATCAGCTTACGGCGGAAACCATTAACCTGTGCAACGAGCGGCTGGCCAAGAATCCGAATGATGTGGACGCGCTCTATGTCCGAGGCGAGGCTCGTGGGCTGAAGTCGACCTATATCGCTTTGGTCGACAAAAGCTTCCTCTCGGCGCTGCGGAACGCCGTTGCTGCGCGACGAGATCACGAACGCGTGCTACAGCTGGATCCGAAATACATCGATGCGAAGACCGTGGTTGGCGCGCATAACTACGTCGTCGGCAGCTTGCCGATGCCGGTGAAGATGCTGGCCGGCATCGCCGGGCTTGGAGGTAACAAAAAGAAGGGATTGGAGTATCTGCGGGAGGCTGCGAAGGAAGGACACGAGTCAAGCGTCGATGCGCGTGTCGCGCTGGCCCTGTTTCTCCGCAGAGAAGGCAAATATGACGAAGCGGGAAAGGTCGTCGATACGTTGACCAAGCAATACCCGAAGAACTTTCTGTTCGCCCTCGAGGAATGCAATCTGCTGAAGGACGGCGGGAAGGGGACAGAGTCGATCGTCTGCTACGAGAAACTGGTGAACGGAGCTAAGGCCGGCCGCTACGCTGGCGCGCATATCGAATTCGCGACTTTCGGTTTAGCCGAGAGCCTGCGCGGGCAGAAGAAGTATGACGAGGCGCTCAAGAATTACGAGGTCACGGCCAGCGTCCCCACGGGACAGCTCAGCCTGCGTCAGCGTGCCGAGCTTGCCGCGGGACAACTTTATGACTTAATGCGCGAGCGCAATCAGGCTGTCCAGGAGTATCAAACGGTCATCGCGCAGGACGACTCCTCGACACAGGCCGAGATTGCGCGTAAGCTGCTGCGCGAACCGTATCGGGCACAGTAG